The Symphalangus syndactylus isolate Jambi chromosome 23, NHGRI_mSymSyn1-v2.1_pri, whole genome shotgun sequence genome has a window encoding:
- the TMEM14C gene encoding transmembrane protein 14C isoform X1 has protein sequence MSRPTSHPLNAGRVLLLGGSSPARTVPILCPPLSRDTAHAPQSRPGLPAPPPGLRAPAAAFPATPRWHSCGFRALVDSPGLRETACFPQVQAWGSLLSGQRREKCRTLAQCSVPSLAAGLLFGSLAGLGAYQLSQDPRNVWVFLATSGTLAGIMGMRFYHSGKFMPAGLIAGASLLMVAKVGVSMFNRPH, from the exons ATGTCCCGCCCCACTTCCCACCCGCTGAACGCAGGGAGAGTGCTGCTACTCGGCGGCTCCAGCCCCGCCCGCACTGTCCCCATTCTCTGCCCGCCCCTCTCCCGGGACACTGCGCACGCACCACAGAGCCGCCCCGGTCTCCCCGCCCCGCCACCGGGACTGAGAGCGCCCGCCGCTGCATTTCCGGCGACACCTCGCTGGCATTCCTGCGGCTTCCGCGCCCTTGTAGACAGCCCGGGCCTTCGTGAGACCG CTTGTTTTCCGCAGGTGCAGGCCTGGGGTAGCCTCTTGTCtggacagagaagagaaaaatgcagGACACTGGCTCAGT GCAGCGTACCGTCCCTGGCTGCAGGGCTGCTCTTCGGCAGTCTAGCCGGCCTGGGTGCTTACCAGCTGTCTCAGGATCCAAGGAACGTTTGGGTTTTCCTAG CTACATCTGGTACCTTGGCTGGCATTATGGGAATGAGATTCTACCACTCTGGAAAATTCATGCCTGCAGGTTTAATTGCAGGTGCCAG TTTGCTGATGGTCGCCAAAGTTGGAGTTAGTATGTTCAACAGACCACATTAG
- the TMEM14C gene encoding transmembrane protein 14C isoform X2 translates to MQDTGSVVPLHWFGFGYAALVASGGIIGYVKAGSVPSLAAGLLFGSLAGLGAYQLSQDPRNVWVFLATSGTLAGIMGMRFYHSGKFMPAGLIAGASLLMVAKVGVSMFNRPH, encoded by the exons atgcagGACACTGGCTCAGT AGTGCCTTTGCATTGGTTTGGCTTTGGCTATGCAGCACTGGTTGCTTCTGGTGGGATCATTGGCTATGTAAAAGCAG GCAGCGTACCGTCCCTGGCTGCAGGGCTGCTCTTCGGCAGTCTAGCCGGCCTGGGTGCTTACCAGCTGTCTCAGGATCCAAGGAACGTTTGGGTTTTCCTAG CTACATCTGGTACCTTGGCTGGCATTATGGGAATGAGATTCTACCACTCTGGAAAATTCATGCCTGCAGGTTTAATTGCAGGTGCCAG TTTGCTGATGGTCGCCAAAGTTGGAGTTAGTATGTTCAACAGACCACATTAG